Proteins encoded within one genomic window of Stigmatopora argus isolate UIUO_Sarg chromosome 21, RoL_Sarg_1.0, whole genome shotgun sequence:
- the clspn gene encoding claspin isoform X2 translates to MSLVISQQQAEDLPPVSRTGTESDSDSGMGSPAEEMVPETTNNKQEYPDSDEDEDIQTRRKPCRNAIRDSDSEEEPATEAVGLVLSASSGEELNGEEKQEVKKNRRRISVLSDDEDGQNNKNEDDDGEKEEEEDQRHKKKKKTKDQKKRDRSQRCREKKEKRSKTIEKTKKERFSNTIEGTALPGALNDSGCLLGNTDLFDTGIDEELEEEESLDSIRAAVRDKMKKHKESMFEEEDKEDQVQKSQRVERKAARASKEAMKQLHSESQRLVRESELGLPYHIPEPKTLSQFFKKRARPEGPAMALLKSRQYSEVMLEKPTLPTPPLEPPSEPEQPNSVPAQLETISQFKVNLPEPAATSSPQQEILIQTEESTVLSSEPDQGFTPMLYLSESLQSADFPMKLTHEAETVQPEVAKVETQASSIKPKMDKLARLKELGLEPPPVAKLRADAGNFVVLEPATLNAGVEALKERYLRHLQAPVRPQGEHTVQLNIIRKDSTPCGKEELRAESLTVVLKEGSEDPMATKPGEKLMTLKQRLQLAMAQRRQEERVRKAELNRLDNEDCGEEEEEAEMTDDEEGVDDLLGGGDEDYVEEEEGSAFQSVRSLSPVAPNCLSVTPDPINTDGTLILFPGNSCSRTGDGGRRSGAGQYGSGKLEDDSLSLVKDNSHNSSFDLAGSMITSYQPVNPQRTGRVASASNSSSVFRSPSPCLFRPSLLSSASKSSGKLSEPSLCLPVEDSQDLYAPPSPMDSEPISEVATGPDSQGRFSLEDDGHSQLLDADGFLNVGARAGVVRSHKRKLILGSLDENAMDANMGELVGLCSGVFRTAPESDTQTEELLQLCSGGFPATLVREDSQTNKSKEDDTENTMDQLLGLCSGKFPNTGSSHLGSPAPESSKKQPQDEEEEEEEEEEEEEEDCDFRLLSDVEDDEVVEDEDDAISGEENEEDEVEEEEMNAVFALNRMKKKKKMRLTDYLDSEAELSGSDEGSGDEDDEGGSEYEEEDLLEDLPSDEELHNQVNKIHMKQILDDDKRRLRLYQERYLADGDLHSDGPGRARRFRWKNMDDGFNAEMTGAEGEEDHEEDDVDLVEVQRRKERLEREQWMREQSQQKGNKMAELDETDENIGEEDSRFMKMAKKVTAKTLQKKAELPVEPPAQKTSARLNPFLRPTQVKRGSLLSQPQSVLDKLASISEGNPLAPRNTRGFLFQTLSPDKDASTKDGAQHHPTKKRGCTGAITPKAKRVCHQNTTIKGPPRSIFTFLDH, encoded by the exons ATGAGCCTGGTCATTTCTCAACAACAG GCTGAAGATCTCCCGCCCGTGTCTCGCACAGGAACTGAGAGTGATTCAGACAGTGGAATGGGCTCTCCAGCTGAGGAGATGGTTCCAGAGACAACAAACAATAAACAGGAGTACCCAG ATTCCGATGAGGACGAAGACATTCAAACTCGCAGAAAACCTTGCCGTAATGCCATCAGAGACAGCGACAGTGAAGAGGAGCCAGCAACTGAAGCTGTGGGACTAGTATTGTCTGCTTCTAGTGGAGAGGAACTGAACGGGGAGGAGAAACAAGAGGTTAAGAAGAACAGGAGAAGAATATCTGTTCTCTCTGATGATGAAGATggccaaaataacaaaaatgaggatgatgatggtgagaaggaggaggaggaggatcagcgacacaaaaaaaagaaaaaaactaaggaTCAGAAAAAGAGGGACCGGAGCCAGAGATGCCGAGAGAAAAAGGAGAAACGGAgtaaaacaatagaaaaaacGAAGAAAGAGAGATTTTCGAACACGATTGAA GGCACGGCTCTTCCCGGTGCACTAAATGACAGCGGCTGCTTGCTGGGTAATACAGACCTCTTTGACACCGGTATTGATGAAGAGCTGGAAGAGGAAGAGTCACTGGATTCAATCCGAGCAGCTGTCAGagacaagatgaaaaagcacaaG GAATCCATGTTTGAAGAAGAGGATAAAGAAGATCAAGTGCAAAAGTCTCAGCGTGTT GAAAGAAAAGCTGCAAGAGCAAGTAAAGAGGCAATGAAGCAGCTCCATAGTGAGTCTCAGAGGCTGGTCAGAG AGTCGGAACTTGGTCTCCCGTACCACATCCCAGAACCCAAGACCCTTAGCCAGTTTTTTAAGAAGCGGGCCAGACCTGAAGGACCTGCCATGGCTTTACTGAA ATCTCGACAGTATTCTGAAGTCATGTTGGAGAAGCCCACGTTACCGACACCTCCACTCGAGCCTCCCAGTGAACCCGAGCAGCCAAATTCTGTTCCCGCTCAACTTGAGACCATCTCTCAATTTAAAGTTAATTTACCCGAGCCTGCCGCCACATCGTCGCCGCAGCAAGAAATCCTCATTCAGACCGAGGAGTCCACAGTTCTGAGCTCAGAACCCGACCAGGGCTTCACACCGATGCTTTATCTCTCCGAGAGTTTGCAGTCAGCAGATTTTCCCATGAAACTGACACATGAAGCAGAAACTGTTCAGCCAGAAGTGGCTAAAGTTGAGACCCAAGCCTCATCTATAAAGCCCAAAATGGACAAACTAGCCCGACTCAAGGAGCTCGGACTGGAGCCCCCACCTGTCGCTAAACTGCGCGCCGATGCAGGAAATTTTGTAGTTCTTGAACCAGCGACACTCAACGCAG GTGTGGAAGCTCTGAAGGAGCGCTACCTTCGCCACCTCCAAGCGCCGGTTCGTCCGCAAGGAGAGCACACGGTGCAACTCAACATCATCCGGAAAGACAGCACCCCCTGTGGCAAGGAGGAATTGCGAGCCGAGTCGCTAACTGTCGTCCTGAAGGAAGGATCGGAAGATCCTATGGCAACAAAGCCTG GTGAGAAACTGATGACCCTGAAGCAGCGACTACAACTCGCCATGGCACAGCGCCGACAGGAAGAGCGAGTGCGCAAGGCCGAGCTCAACCGCCTGGATAACGAAGACTGCggcgaagaagaggaggaggcggaAATGACTGACGATGAAGAG GGTGTCGATGACTTGTTAGGAGGTGGTGACGAAGACTATGTTGAAGAGGAGGAAGGGAGCGCCTTCCAAAGTGTCCGGAGTCTTTCTCCGGTTGCACCAAACTGCCTCTCTGTGACGCCGGATCCCATTAACACTGATGGAACACTCATACTGTTCCCCGGCAACTCCTGCTCTCGCACCGG TGATGGTGGAAGGAGATCTGGTGCTGGCCAATATGGTTCAGGTAAACTAG AGGATGACTCCCTATCTCTGGTAAAAGACAACAGTCACAACAGCAGCTTCGATCTGGCCGGATCCATGATCACTTCCTACCAACCGGTCAACCCTCAGCGTACAGGAAGGGTCGCTTCCGCCTCCAACTCCAGCTCGGTGTTCCGCTCACCTTCTCCGTGCCTCTTCCGGCCCAGCCTCCTCAGCTCTGCTTCCAAG aGCTCCGGTAAACTTTCCGAGCCTTCGCTTTGTCTACCCGTGGAAGACTCACAAGATTTATACGCCCCTCCTTCTCCGATGGACTCCGAGCCCATCAGCGAAGTCGCCACTGGTCCCGACTCCCAAGGTCGCTTCTCTCTGGAAGACGACGGTCACTCCCAGTTACTGGACGCGGACGGTTTCCTCAATGTGGGCGCGAGAGCCGGCGTCGTCCGCTCCCACAAGAGGAAGTTGATTCTGGGCAGCCTGGACGAAAACGCCATGGACGCCAACATGGGGGAGCTCGTAGGCTTGTGCTCGGGCGTTTTCCGGACGGCGCCGGAATCTGATACGCAGACGGAAGAACTTCTCCAACTGTGCTCGGGCGGTTTCCCGGCGACTCTGGTCAGAGAGGATTCACAGACTAACAAGAGTAAGGAGGACGACACGGAAAACACCATGGATCAACTCCTCGGATTGTGTTCTGGAAAATTCCCCAACACAG GTTCTTCCCACCTGGGTTCACCAGCACCAGAGAG TAGTAAAAAGCAACCAcaggatgaagaggaggaggaggaagaagaagaagaagaagaagaagaggactgCGATTTTCGACTTCTATCAGATGtg GAGGACGATGAAGTAGtcgaggatgaggatgatgcAATTTCCGGCGAGGAAAATGAAGAGGACGAGGTAGAAGAAGAGGAGATGAATGCAGTTTTTGCGCTTAATCgcatgaagaagaaaaagaaaat GCGCCTGACCGACTACTTGGACTCGGAAGCCGAGCTGTCGGGCAGCGACGAGGGCAGCGGCGACGAAGATGATGAAGGGGGGAGTGAGTATGAGGAAGAGGACCTTCTGGAGGATCTCCCCTCGGATGAAGAGCTGCACAACCAAGTCAACAAGATCCATAT GAAGCAAATACTGGACGACGACAAGAGACGTCTGAGGTTGTACCAGGAACGCTACCTCGCCGACGGAGACTTGCACTCCGACGGTCCAGGAAGAGCTCGTCGCTTCCGCTGGAAAAATATGG ACGACGGCTTCAACGCGGAAATGACCGGGGCTGAAGGGGAGGAGGATCACGAGGAGGATGATGTTGATCTGGTTGAAGTCCAGAGAAGGAAGGAAAGGCTCGAGAGGGAACAGTGGATGAGAGAACAG TCCCAACAGAAAGGCAACAAAATGGCCGAATTGGATGAAACGGATGAGAACATTGGAGAGGAAGATAGTCGTTTCATGAAGATGGCCAAAAAAGTGACGGCCAAGACTCTGCAGAAGAAAG CAGAGCTTCCAGTAGAACCACCGGCACAAAAGACGTCAGCAAGGCTCAATCCTTTCCTCCGACCCACGCAG GTGAAAAGAGGTTCCCTGCTGAGTCAACCTCAGTCTGTCCTTGACAAATTGGCATCCATCTCAGAAGGAAACCCGTTAGCACCCAGAAACACTCGGGGTTTCCTTTTTCAGACATTGTCTCCAGATAAGGATGCATCGACAAAGGATGGAGCTCAGCATCAT CCAACAAAGAAAAGGGGATGCACGGGAGCAATCACCCCAAAAGCCAAGAGGGTCTGCCATCAAAACACGACCATCAAAGGACCTCCAAGAAGCATTTTTACCTTCTTGGACCACTAA